A single Cellulomonas sp. SLBN-39 DNA region contains:
- a CDS encoding ABC transporter permease, protein MSWLETFRTGLAAVRSHAMRSTLTVLGILIGIAAVILTVGLGLGTQKDVSEQISSLGSDLLIVTPGSSTDSSGMRGGFGSSTTLTRADAEALASPVNAPDVAGVAAEKSSQLSVEAGETNWTTAVTGTTASWLEVRGREVAQGRFLTEDDDLSSAAVVVLGSETAEQLFGTTSVVGQTVTVGTTDLQVVGVLTAAGASGSSNLDDVALVPLSTAAQTLVGGTSRNAVSTIYVQAASGEQLSAASQEVQNLLLALHGATDADSADFTVESQDSLVSTATAVYRTLTVLLTGIAGLSLLVGGIGVMNIMLVSVTERTREIGLRKALGAPPWAIRRQFLVEASVLGLTGGVLGAALGIAAALGLPSLLGTSIVVSGLAVGGSVVVAVVIGLVFGVYPATRAARLAPIDALRAE, encoded by the coding sequence GTGAGCTGGCTGGAGACGTTCCGCACGGGCCTGGCCGCGGTGCGGTCGCACGCGATGCGCTCGACGCTGACGGTGCTGGGCATCCTCATCGGGATCGCCGCGGTGATCCTCACCGTGGGCCTCGGCCTGGGCACGCAGAAGGACGTCAGCGAGCAGATCAGCTCGCTGGGCTCCGACCTGCTCATCGTCACGCCGGGGTCGAGCACCGACTCCTCGGGCATGCGCGGGGGGTTCGGGTCGAGCACGACCCTCACCCGCGCGGACGCCGAGGCCCTCGCCTCACCGGTCAACGCCCCGGACGTGGCCGGCGTCGCCGCCGAGAAGTCGTCGCAGCTGTCCGTCGAGGCCGGCGAGACCAACTGGACGACGGCCGTCACGGGCACCACGGCGTCCTGGCTGGAGGTGCGCGGCCGGGAGGTCGCGCAGGGCCGGTTCCTCACCGAGGACGACGACCTGTCGTCCGCCGCGGTCGTGGTGCTGGGGTCCGAGACGGCCGAGCAGCTCTTCGGCACCACGTCGGTGGTCGGGCAGACCGTCACGGTCGGGACCACGGACCTGCAGGTCGTCGGGGTCCTGACCGCGGCCGGTGCGAGCGGGTCGAGCAACCTCGACGACGTCGCACTGGTGCCGCTGTCGACGGCCGCGCAGACGCTGGTCGGCGGGACCAGCCGCAACGCCGTCTCGACGATCTACGTGCAGGCGGCGTCGGGCGAGCAGCTCTCGGCCGCGTCGCAGGAGGTGCAGAACCTCCTGCTGGCGCTGCACGGCGCGACCGACGCCGACAGCGCGGACTTCACCGTCGAGTCCCAGGACTCCCTCGTCTCGACCGCCACGGCCGTGTACCGCACGCTCACGGTCCTGCTCACGGGCATCGCCGGGCTGTCCCTGCTCGTCGGCGGGATCGGCGTCATGAACATCATGCTCGTGTCCGTCACGGAGCGGACCCGGGAGATCGGGCTGCGCAAGGCGCTGGGCGCCCCGCCGTGGGCGATCCGCCGGCAGTTCCTCGTCGAGGCGTCGGTGCTGGGTCTGACCGGCGGCGTGCTGGGTGCCGCGCTGGGCATCGCGGCCGCGCTGGGCCTGCCGTCGCTGCTCGGCACGTCGATCGTCGTGTCCGGGCTCGCCGTCGGCGGCTCCGTCGTCGTCGCCGTCGTCATCGGGCTGGTGTTCGGCGTGTACCCCGCCACCCGCGCGGCTCGCCTCGCCCCCATCGACGCCCTGCGCGCCGAGTGA